Proteins encoded by one window of Agrobacterium vitis:
- a CDS encoding LamB/YcsF family protein gives MAAIDLNSDLGESYGAWSMGDDSAMLAVVSSANIACGFHAGDPSGIWKTVKAAAKNGVSIGAHVSYPDRVGFGRRDMDVTSEELIADVIYQIGALKGMAAAAGTSVTYVKPHGALYNRIANDARQGQAVIDAINAIDPSLVLMGLAGAPILELARMSGLSTVAEAFADRAYTPEGQLVSRREPGAVLHDAEKIASRMVQLARQGTLEAIDGSVIKVEAQSICVHGDSPGAVAIAQEIRRRFEAEGIAVQPFLTA, from the coding sequence ATGGCTGCCATCGATCTCAACAGCGACCTTGGAGAAAGCTACGGCGCCTGGAGCATGGGCGACGATAGCGCCATGCTGGCCGTGGTTTCCAGCGCCAATATCGCCTGCGGTTTTCATGCGGGCGACCCGTCCGGCATCTGGAAAACCGTCAAGGCCGCTGCTAAAAACGGCGTATCGATTGGTGCCCATGTGTCCTATCCTGACCGCGTCGGCTTTGGCCGGCGCGACATGGACGTGACCAGTGAAGAGCTGATCGCCGACGTGATCTACCAGATCGGCGCCCTGAAAGGCATGGCGGCTGCCGCCGGCACCTCAGTTACTTATGTTAAGCCGCATGGTGCGCTGTACAACCGGATCGCCAATGATGCCCGTCAGGGCCAGGCTGTGATCGATGCCATCAACGCCATCGATCCCTCGCTGGTGCTGATGGGTCTGGCAGGCGCACCCATCCTTGAGCTGGCCCGCATGTCAGGCCTGAGCACCGTGGCGGAAGCCTTTGCCGACCGCGCCTATACGCCGGAAGGCCAGCTCGTCTCGCGCCGGGAACCGGGCGCGGTTCTGCATGACGCGGAAAAGATCGCCAGCCGCATGGTGCAGCTTGCCCGCCAAGGCACGTTGGAAGCCATCGATGGCAGCGTGATCAAGGTCGAGGCGCAGTCGATCTGCGTGCATGGCGACAGCCCCGGCGCTGTCGCCATTGCCCAGGAAATCCGCAGGCGCTTCGAGGCTGAGGGCATTGCCGTCCAGCCGTTTCTAACAGCATAG